One region of Enterobacter ludwigii genomic DNA includes:
- the ispE gene encoding 4-(cytidine 5'-diphospho)-2-C-methyl-D-erythritol kinase has translation MMTHWPSPAKLNLFLYITGQRADGYHTLQTLFQFIDYADTISIELRQDGQVCLLTPVDGVAHEDNLIVRAARLLMKAATDAGRLPTGSGADILIEKRLPMGGGLGGGSSNAATVLVALNHLWGCGLSTDELAALGLTLGADVPVFIRGHAAFAEGVGEVLTPVEPPEKWYLVAHPGVSIPTPVIFKDPDLKRDTPVRSIETLLNCEFSNDCEDIARKRFREVDAVLSWLLEYAPSRLTGTGACVFAEFDTESAARQVLEQAPVWLHGFVARGMNTSPLQQTILAQTEFR, from the coding sequence ATGATGACCCACTGGCCCTCTCCGGCAAAACTGAACCTGTTTTTATACATCACCGGCCAGCGTGCTGATGGCTATCACACCCTGCAGACGCTGTTTCAGTTTATTGACTATGCCGACACAATCTCGATTGAGCTGCGTCAGGACGGGCAGGTTTGCCTGCTGACGCCTGTCGATGGTGTGGCGCATGAGGACAACCTAATTGTCCGCGCGGCGCGCCTGCTGATGAAAGCGGCAACTGACGCCGGACGACTACCGACAGGAAGCGGCGCAGATATCCTCATTGAGAAACGTCTGCCAATGGGTGGCGGTCTCGGTGGAGGCTCATCCAATGCCGCAACCGTGCTGGTTGCTCTGAACCATCTCTGGGGTTGTGGGCTGTCGACGGACGAACTGGCAGCCTTAGGATTGACGCTGGGCGCGGATGTACCGGTATTTATTCGTGGTCATGCGGCATTTGCCGAAGGTGTAGGAGAGGTCCTCACTCCGGTCGAGCCGCCAGAAAAATGGTATCTCGTTGCCCACCCCGGCGTGAGCATTCCGACCCCGGTCATCTTTAAAGATCCTGACCTGAAAAGAGATACTCCGGTTCGGTCAATAGAAACGTTATTAAATTGTGAATTCAGCAACGATTGCGAGGATATCGCAAGAAAACGTTTTCGCGAGGTTGATGCGGTGCTTTCCTGGCTGTTAGAATACGCGCCGTCGCGCCTGACTGGTACAGGGGCCTGTGTCTTTGCTGAATTTGACACCGAATCCGCCGCTCGTCAGGTGCTTGAGCAAGCGCCGGTTTGGCTGCATGGTTTTGTAGCGCGTGGGATGAACACGTCTCCCCTACAGCAGACCATTCTGGCGCAGACTGAGTTTCGGTGA
- the prs gene encoding ribose-phosphate diphosphokinase, which produces MPDMKLFAGNATPELAQRIANRLYTSLGDAAVGRFSDGEVSVQINENVRGGDIFIIQSTCAPTNDNLMELVVMVDALRRASAGRITAVIPYFGYARQDRRVRSARVPITAKVVADFLSSVGVDRVLTVDLHAEQIQGFFDVPVDNVFGSPILLEDMLQLNLDNPIVVSPDIGGVVRARAIAKLLNDTDMAIIDKRRPRANVSQVMHIIGDVAGRDCVLVDDMIDTGGTLCKAAEALKERGAKRVFAYATHPIFSGNAVNNLRNSVIDEVVVCDTIPLSDEIKALPNVRTLTLSGMLAEAIRRISNEESISAMFEH; this is translated from the coding sequence GTGCCTGATATGAAGCTTTTTGCTGGTAACGCCACCCCGGAACTAGCACAACGTATTGCCAACCGCCTGTACACTTCCCTCGGCGACGCCGCCGTAGGTCGCTTTAGCGACGGCGAAGTCAGCGTACAAATTAACGAAAATGTACGCGGTGGTGATATTTTCATCATCCAGTCCACCTGTGCTCCAACAAATGACAACCTGATGGAACTGGTTGTTATGGTCGACGCGCTGCGTCGTGCTTCAGCAGGCCGTATCACTGCTGTAATCCCTTACTTCGGCTATGCCCGTCAGGACCGCCGTGTTCGTTCTGCACGTGTACCTATCACCGCCAAAGTTGTCGCTGACTTCCTGTCCAGCGTCGGCGTTGACCGCGTACTGACCGTTGACCTGCACGCAGAGCAGATCCAGGGCTTCTTCGACGTCCCGGTTGATAACGTATTCGGCAGCCCTATTCTGCTGGAAGACATGCTGCAACTGAACCTGGACAACCCAATTGTGGTTTCTCCGGACATCGGCGGCGTGGTACGTGCTCGTGCTATCGCGAAGCTGCTGAACGATACCGATATGGCGATCATCGACAAACGTCGTCCGCGCGCTAACGTTTCTCAGGTGATGCATATCATCGGTGACGTAGCTGGCCGTGACTGCGTGCTGGTTGACGACATGATCGATACCGGCGGTACGCTGTGTAAAGCTGCAGAAGCACTGAAAGAACGTGGTGCCAAGCGCGTATTCGCTTACGCAACTCACCCGATCTTCTCCGGTAACGCGGTAAACAACCTCCGTAACTCCGTCATTGACGAAGTTGTGGTGTGCGATACCATCCCACTGAGTGACGAAATCAAAGCGCTGCCAAACGTACGTACTTTGACCCTGTCCGGGATGCTGGCCGAAGCGATTCGTCGTATCAGCAACGAAGAATCCATCTCAGCTATGTTCGAACACTAA
- the lolB gene encoding lipoprotein insertase outer membrane protein LolB: MTRLIRLLPLAALVLTACTVTQPKGPGKSPDSPQWRQHQQDVRNLSQYQTRGAFAYLSDEQKVYARFFWQQTGQDNYRLLLLNPLGSTELELIAKPGEAQITDNKGQHYTATDAEEMIGKLTGMPIPLNSLRQWILGLPGDATDYQLDDQYRLSQVNYAQNGKTWKVVYSAYDSNSKPSLPSNMELTQGSQRIKLKMDNWIVK, translated from the coding sequence ATGACCCGACTGATTCGCCTGCTGCCGCTGGCCGCACTGGTTCTGACCGCCTGTACTGTCACCCAACCAAAAGGCCCAGGCAAAAGCCCTGATTCTCCGCAGTGGCGTCAACACCAGCAGGACGTCCGTAATTTGAGCCAGTACCAGACTCGCGGCGCTTTCGCGTATCTCTCTGACGAACAAAAGGTTTATGCGCGTTTCTTCTGGCAGCAAACAGGCCAGGACAACTACCGTCTGCTGCTGCTGAACCCGCTGGGCAGCACCGAACTGGAGCTTATCGCGAAACCGGGCGAAGCGCAGATCACCGATAACAAAGGCCAGCATTACACCGCGACAGATGCCGAAGAGATGATTGGTAAGCTGACGGGAATGCCTATCCCGCTCAACAGCCTGCGCCAGTGGATCCTTGGCCTGCCGGGGGATGCCACCGACTACCAGCTTGACGATCAGTACCGTCTAAGCCAGGTGAATTACGCGCAGAATGGCAAAACCTGGAAAGTGGTGTACAGCGCCTATGACAGCAACAGTAAACCTTCTCTGCCATCGAATATGGAACTGACCCAGGGCAGCCAGCGTATCAAGCTGAAAATGGACAACTGGATCGTTAAATGA